The genomic window TCCATCTATCCATATTGCTGCTGCTGTAGCTCAACTCTTTGTTGATAAATTTAAACTAACTAAAAAGTACGCTAATGCCCTTATCTCAGCAGGTGCTGGCGCTGGTTTAGCTGCAGCATTTAATACCCCGATTTCAGGTATTCTTTTTGTTATAGAAGAAATGAATAGAAAGTTCAGGTTTAGCGTAACAGCTATTAAATGTGTGATTATTGCCTGTATTGCAAGTACTATTGTTTCTAGAGCAATTATAGGCAACCCTCCTGCCATACGCATAGAAACTTTCTCAGCGGTTCCTCAAAACACTCTTTGGTTGTTTATGGTTCTAGGTATACTTTTTGGGTATTTTGGTTTGATTTTTAACAAACTTATAATAAAAGTCGCAAACTTTTTTTCTGAAGGGTCTCGCAAAAGATATTGGGTTTTAGTAGCTATTGTTTGTATAATTTTTGGTATCGGCGTTGTACTATCACCAAACTCTGTAGGTGGTGGTTATATCGTTATAGCAAACTCTCTTGATGATAATGTCCCTATAAAAATGCTAGTTGCTTTGTTTGTGTTGAGATTTATTGGTGTGATATTTTCTTATGGTACTGGTGTAACTGGTGGTATTTTTGCACCAATGATTGCTCTAGGTACTGTTTTTGGACTAGCTTATGGAATGGGTGTAAACGAGCTATTTCCTCAATATAACGTAGAAGCAGGTGTATTTGCAGTTGCCGGTATGAGCGCCCTATTTACAGCTACAGTAGGTGCTCCTTTAACAGGTATAATACTTGTGGTTGAAATGACCTGGAACTACCAATTGCTGCTTCCTTTAATGATAACTTGCTTTAGTGCATCCATGCTGACATATATTCACCATCAAAAACCTATCTATGATACTCTTCTAAGAAGAACTATTTCTAACGAAAGAAAACAACAGGTGAAAGAAAAAAATGAGCGAAATTCAAAAGCATCTACAGAGCCTAAAGAAGACTCTCTCGGCGAAGAAAAAATATAATCATGTAATTTCATTAATGCACTGGGATCTTGAAACAGAAGCTCCTAAAAACTCTGTAAATACCACATCTGAAGTTATTGGTTTTTTTAGTGAAAAAATTTATGAATTGACTAATAACAAAGATTTTATCAAAAGCTTAAACATTTTAAATGCAAACTCTTCCAAGCTTAATGATGTAGATAAAAGAATAGTATATCTGACAAGTAAAGAGCAAAATAAATTATGCAAAATTCCAAAAGATACGTATGTCGAGTACAATCAACTTATTTCAAGGGCTCAAAACATTTGGGCTGAAGCTCGCCAGGAAAATGACTTTGAAAAATTTGCTCCATACTTAGAAAAAATCATAGTATATCAAAAGAATTATGCTCTTTTAATCGGAGATCCAAATCACTCGTATAATGTTGTACTTGATGATTATGAGGAGAATATGACTGTAGAAAAACTTGAACCTTTTTTTAAAGAATTGAAAGCCAAGATTGTGCCATTATTAGAAAAAATCAAAAAATCTCAGCAGGTCGATATATCATGCCTAACTAAAAATTACGATATAGAAGATCAAAAGAGCTATTCTAAAAAAATAGCTAAACAATTAGGTTTTAACTTTGATAGTGGTTTACTTAAAGAAAGCGCTCACCCTTTTACACTAAACTTTAACAAATATGATGTGCGTATGACTACCCGTTATATTGAAGATTTATTTAGCTCATCACTATTTAGTACAATTCACGAAACAGGTCATGCACTTTATGAACAAAATATCGGAGATGATATCTATAATACGATATTAGGGACTGGTGTGAGTCTTGGTATACATGAATCACAATCCCGCTTCTATGAAAACCTAATAGGCAAAAACAAAGCTTTTTGGCTAAAAAATTATAATGAGTTACAAACTATATTCCCAGAAAATTTAGCAAACACAACTGTTGAAGAGTTTTATAAAGCTGCAAATTTTGTAGCTCCTAGCTTAATACGCGTAGAAGCTGATGAGCTAACTTACTCTTTGCATATACTTGTACGTTATGAAATTGAAAAAGAA from Francisella adeliensis includes these protein-coding regions:
- the clcA gene encoding H(+)/Cl(-) exchange transporter ClcA, with the protein product MSNKVFDTYYKNNRHIWVLVFCGALLGVIVGLVGTSFQLLLTAIGDSKEFLFSLCGDNIYLQIIVSITITMSMVFISLYIVRKFAKEAGGSGIQEVEGTLKGCRKLRARVAPVKFISGLFSLGSGLSLGKEGPSIHIAAAVAQLFVDKFKLTKKYANALISAGAGAGLAAAFNTPISGILFVIEEMNRKFRFSVTAIKCVIIACIASTIVSRAIIGNPPAIRIETFSAVPQNTLWLFMVLGILFGYFGLIFNKLIIKVANFFSEGSRKRYWVLVAIVCIIFGIGVVLSPNSVGGGYIVIANSLDDNVPIKMLVALFVLRFIGVIFSYGTGVTGGIFAPMIALGTVFGLAYGMGVNELFPQYNVEAGVFAVAGMSALFTATVGAPLTGIILVVEMTWNYQLLLPLMITCFSASMLTYIHHQKPIYDTLLRRTISNERKQQVKEKNERNSKASTEPKEDSLGEEKI
- a CDS encoding carboxypeptidase M32; this translates as MSEIQKHLQSLKKTLSAKKKYNHVISLMHWDLETEAPKNSVNTTSEVIGFFSEKIYELTNNKDFIKSLNILNANSSKLNDVDKRIVYLTSKEQNKLCKIPKDTYVEYNQLISRAQNIWAEARQENDFEKFAPYLEKIIVYQKNYALLIGDPNHSYNVVLDDYEENMTVEKLEPFFKELKAKIVPLLEKIKKSQQVDISCLTKNYDIEDQKSYSKKIAKQLGFNFDSGLLKESAHPFTLNFNKYDVRMTTRYIEDLFSSSLFSTIHETGHALYEQNIGDDIYNTILGTGVSLGIHESQSRFYENLIGKNKAFWLKNYNELQTIFPENLANTTVEEFYKAANFVAPSLIRVEADELTYSLHILVRYEIEKEIFEKDIPVAELPKLWNEKYEKYLGITPDNNTNGILQDVHWAAGLFGYFPTYALGSAYASQFFHYMSKKFDVNKSIEDDNLQPILTYLTKHIHQYGCLKKADELVKNMCGEQLNSDYYINYLENKFSEIYRL